Proteins encoded within one genomic window of Humulus lupulus chromosome 1, drHumLupu1.1, whole genome shotgun sequence:
- the LOC133807130 gene encoding cytochrome c oxidase subunit 6a, mitochondrial, whose amino-acid sequence MSMAMVRSGLRTALRGGSRTPATPKRKFSSSAHHDDAYETAKWEKITYVGIVGCTIFAIYNLSKGHPHYDKPPAYPYLHIRNKEFPWGPDGLFEVKEHH is encoded by the exons ATGTCAATGGCGATGGTCCGATCGGGTCTAAGAACCGCCTTGCGCGGTGGCTCCCGAACCCCTGCTACACCTAAGCGCAAATTTTCCTCTTCTGCTCATCACGACGATGCTT ATGAGACGGCAAAGTGGGAAAAGATAACATACGTAGGCATTGTGGGGTGCACCATTTTCGCAATTTACAACTTATCAAAGGGTCACCCCCACTACGACAAGCCTCCT GCTTACCCATATCTGCACATCCGCAATAAGGAGTTCCCTTGGG GTCCGGATGGTCTTTTCGAAGTAAAGGAGCATCACTAG